The DNA window TGCTTTGTCGTActaataaaatttattactcataattattttttttccttatatatataaaatgtatatatatttacctATTTACgaattaaatatttgtttacacattttttttcactctaattatatatcttatatatatatatatatatatatatatatatatatatatatatattatacaagTTTTCAAGAAAATTTATTTCTGTCCATCtttctatatttttgtacttttacataaattttgaaaataactaatattttaatattaaaaagatttcaaatattttattcgagtgtaaaataaatatgagGTGTTCCCcttaaaattattattataaaaattatatattattttataaagcaaataaaaatattttcattgtacatatatataaatatatatgtatgtatatatctatgtatatgtatatataatatgtttattacttttaggaatattttcaaagttttatttataatgtattgtaaaaaaaaaaaaaaagagaataagacgaaaaaacaaaaattacCCTTGTgtacacatatattatatgtatatcttaaaaaaaaacaataaaaatttttataaaaaatatgtattgcacatcataaattataatgatgatctattttgttatttatttttttaaaatgtcATATGAAAAGGAGATAAATAAGAGAAAAGGATAAGTCATCGTCATCGTCATCTTCATCGTCATCATCTTCATcgtcatcatcatcatcatcatcattattattattattattaattttttttttttttttttttttttttttatttaaatttttccttttttctCGTAACATATTCATAGTATAAAATTTTTGctcatttattatttttgcaaagcatataaataaataaggaTTTGAAATTTTGTATACCTATAGCATGTCCAGAACCATGAACAGAACAGGCTTTTAAACTTTTAGCACATTTTTCAAATGGTGTTTGTACATATGGACTTGAAGTATGAAATTCAACTTTAAATCCTGTTAATACAGTACCATCTAAAGGACAGGTACCTACTAATTCTCCGTcactatatttttttgatcTGTTTACTTTTCCATGTGCTCCATCCAAAGCAACAAGTGATAAATTGTTTACTCCTGACCATATGGTAGTGTCAACACATAATACGTATATATAGCTCTTTTGGTTATtgttattcatatttaagGAGCAGCTCTTCATTCctaaaaataagaatataaaagttgattatatatatatatatgtatgtatgtatgtatgtatgtattaatttatttatttatttattaattttttaattttttcgATAATAACCTGGTCTGCAAGGAGTAGAAAAAACCTGCTCAGCTGAATTGATTCTCCCTGAGGAAGAGGATATACCAAACCCTAAAAGGATACTGTAATCATTGGGACATTTTACAGTATTATATGTTGATGTACTCTCACTGATCACTTGTTCTGAAAATGGCAAAGGCTGATCTCCACATTCCATATAAAGATATGACGTATCATATTTATTGGAACTTCCTTGCTTAGAGGTACAGCTATTAGAGCCTGCTTCACATACTTCTATGTTATATCCCTTTAAAGCATTTGTGTTATCCCAGAAATTTTGTTTAAGGGAAAAACCAAACATAACTACTTTCCCATGTGGACATTGTGCATTGATGGGAGGAGCACTATTCTTAGTTACGGTATCGGCATTCGTTAgctataaaaaaaaataaaaaggaaaaagtatttacatttattatattatataaatatatgtacatatatatatatatatatatataatgtatatcATTTTAATGCTTATGTTCTTATTACTATTTTGATTATGTCCTTATCATCCTTTTGCATAGTATCATGAGGAGATAATCCATATAATcttgaataatatataatagcCTTGTCATAAGATTCCTTTAAATCATCAGAATCAAAACTATCTGATATAGGtgttaattttatatttataggCATAGGATGATTAGTAACCGTTTTAGACCATTCAAATAAATTCTCTTCTTTTGTAACATCTTTAATTGGATTCCCTCCAATCACAATTAATTGTTCATTCATATCATAACTCTGTTCATCATTTGCTGAGGAATTACTAGAGTTTACATTAGTAGATCCTCCAGCACTTCCAAAACCAAACTGAGCTTGAATTTTTGCTTTTACGCTAActccattttttttcatttgttCAATAGATGAGGTACTTACgtttataatttttgtaatttttccccctacgaaaaaaaaaaaaaaaaaatataagtaataaatataatataatataatatatatatatttttttttttttttttttttttttgttgttgttgtaTTGGTTACCTAGTTGTGATTCGTAAATAATGTGTGTtccatatatatcaaaaaattTCATCCATAAACTAACATTTTCACAATTactttttgttttattttcttcatagACATCTGAAGGACATTCACTTTCTTTATCTAGCCCTGTGAAGACAGCGGGTAGTTCATTCACGGCATTCTTATAAGCCGTAGTTTTATCCCtacaaaaaagaaaattcatatattccaggatataaataaaaatatgtatatgtatatatatatatatatatatagagaGAGAGagatttatatttatatttattcttgTTACCATGGAATATAAGGTGGAAGTCCAATAGTATATTTTACACAATTTGATTTAACTAAAAAAGTCTTCTTAGACCTTTTGGTAACTTCATGAAGAAAACTACTATATCCTGTTGAGGCAGAAAAAGAGGCAATACCCCAATAAGAACCTGATACTTTAGCTTCTGCTGATAAACTTTTAGTATAATCTGAAATGCTAGAACATTCGGTGATCtggaaataaataaataaataaaatattaaatgagACAATATTCATACATACATCTTAgtatattgtatatatatatatatatataatatattacatttttatagttattaagtaataataatttatttttcctttttttttttttttaccgATTCAACTCTACTACAAgcattttcttttcttatCCATCCATTTACTGGTTGCAATGTTGATAAGTCATTTGCTATTCCTTCTTTACTTAGAGCCCATTccattaaataaatttgaGCTCGATATCCTGGATCAATTAATGAATCAGCCTCTCCTAAAGGATTACCAAAAAGTAAATTATAACCTATAcctataaaatataaaccTGGAAATACTGATGTGTGTTTACTTACGATATTTCTATTTTCTAACGTATTTTCATCcttatcatcattttcttcattatctTCATCTTTTTGGTCTCCATTAAAATTTAatcttttttctttatcatttatgaaatcgtatatttttaattttttttcttccttCACTCTTTCCTCTTTTGTATGTTTGCTTTCGTTTGCTAAATTGAATgaatgttttatttttttatcctcttcaaaaaaaaaaaaaaaaaaatatatatatatatatatatgtaatcttgtgtatataagaaaatacgttcatatatatatatatatacatatatatatacatacatatatatatatattttttataattccttatttttttttttttcttacttttatcattatcCATAACATCATCTTGTTCCTCATTTTCCCcatcataattatcattacTACTACTGTCAATTTGTTCTTCATcagaattattattgttactATTTTCAATTTGTTCTTCATcagaattattattgttactATTTTCAATTTGTTCTTCTTcagaattattattgttactactatcattttcttcttcatcaGATTCGTCATGAGTTTCAGATGAACTCCCTGctaaaatatgtaaaaaaaaatgtatacacatatataatatataaataatataagcgaaaaaaaaaaaaaaaaaaaaaaaaaaactacttacaaaaacatttaagtataatatttattataaacataCCTGTAGTAGATTCATAcatatcatcattttcactttcatcatcatctacattttttctttgatttataaatgaactaattttatcatttttacataatatactattacataaaacattggaatatttttctatacTTCTTATATTCTCATTAGTTCCTATATGGACATTATTCTTgtatttattcttataaataCTACGATTATTCAAACGTATACATTTAAAACAACTAATGTCATATAGATACAACAATATAAAGACCACGTAATAGTGTTTTTTTAGAATACGCAACTTCATCttgtaaatatatgtgtatattatattttattatatatatatatatatatatatatatatatttttttttttttttttttttttttttttttttttttttttttatttttttttttaaaatatatagttaatttttttttttttttttttttttttttttaaaaatatatataaaattattattttttaatttattataaaatttNNNNNNNNNNNNNNNNNNNNNNNNNNNNNNNNNNNNNNNNNNNNNNNNNNNNNNNNNNNNNNNNNNNNNNNNNNNNNNNNNNNNNNNNNNNNNNNNNNNNNNNNNNNNNNNNNNNNNNNNNNNNNNNNNNNNNNNNNNNNNNNNNNNNNNNNNNNNNNNNNNNNNNNNNNNNNNNNNNNNNNNNNNNNNNNNNNNNNNNNNNNNNNNNNNNNNNNNNNNNNNNNNNNNNNNNNNNNNNNNNNNNNNNNNNNNNNNNNNNNNNNNNNNNNNNNNNNNNNNNNNNNNNNNNNNNNNNNNNNNNNNNNNNNNNNNNNNNNNNNNNNNNNNNNNNNNNNNNNNNNNNNNNNNNNNNNNNNNNNNNNNNNNNNNNNNNNNNNNNNNNNNNNNNNNNNNNNNNgacaaaaaaaaaaaaaaaaaaagtgatTAACATACATAGATATATACctacatatttataattcaaattatatatttttttttaataaaatggGTTTGTTTTCCCTTATGgaaaaatgtaaataagGAAGGAAACAcacattaaaaaataaatatgtataaatataaaatattttttatgtaacgtataattttatgttaacatcatcatttattattaagaaccaaaataatgaaccattaatacaaaaaaaaaataaaaaatagacaaaaatattattatatgtgcatgcatgatttatttaaaaaaaaaagaaaaaaaagggCAGATATATATAGAGCTATgatttttcattttaatgATCATTCATTAAAACATGTTGcattcaaaaaaataaattaaatcttataaataatatatatatatatatgtagtGTTACATTTCCATATTATACTTATGTGaggagaaaaaaaaaaaattcatcGTCTCAAAATTTAAGATAAAACAACACaccttatttttattttattttatttatttacacttatatatattatttattaatttatttttgtatattttaaatgtattttttctttaaaaagggtcaatttataaatatcataGATGGAAAAtgaactttttttttaaatgaacaatacatttattttcatataataatttcctatgaatattttttttgctttatatatttttcacaatgtaaaaaaataaatagaCATTAATTTTATAGCAGTGAGAATTTTATCTTAcgaattatttaataatgtatatattcaatTGTACATGTCATTTTTTACACAAAAACgaatttt is part of the Plasmodium reichenowi strain SY57 chromosome 4, whole genome shotgun sequence genome and encodes:
- a CDS encoding perforin-like protein 1, coding for MKLRILKKHYYVVFILLYLYDISCFKCIRLNNRSIYKNKYKNNVHIGTNENIRSIEKYSNVLCNSILCKNDKISSFINQRKNVDDDESENDDMYESTTAGSSSETHDESDEEENDSSNNNNSEEEQIENSNNNNSDEEQIENSNNNNSDEEQIDSSSNDNYDGENEEQDDVMDNDKKDKKIKHSFNLANESKHTKEERVKEEKKLKIYDFINDKEKRLNFNGDQKDEDNEENDDKDENTLENRNIVSKHTSVFPGLYFIGIGYNLLFGNPLGEADSLIDPGYRAQIYLMEWALSKEGIANDLSTLQPVNGWIRKENACSRVESITECSSISDYTKSLSAEAKVSGSYWGIASFSASTGYSSFLHEVTKRSKKTFLVKSNCVKYTIGLPPYIPWDKTTAYKNAVNELPAVFTGLDKESECPSDVYEENKTKSNCENVSLWMKFFDIYGTHIIYESQLGGKITKIINVSTSSIEQMKKNGVSVKAKIQAQFGFGSAGGSTNVNSSNSSANDEQSYDMNEQLIVIGGNPIKDVTKEENLFEWSKTVTNHPMPINIKLTPISDSFDSDDLKESYDKAIIYYSRLYGLSPHDTMQKDDKDIIKILTNADTVTKNSAPPINAQCPHGKVVMFGFSLKQNFWDNTNALKGYNIEVCEAGSNSCTSKQGSSNKYDTSYLYMECGDQPLPFSEQVISESTSTYNTVKCPNDYSILLGFGISSSSGRINSAEQVFSTPCRPGMKSCSLNMNNNNQKSYIYVLCVDTTIWSGVNNLSLVALDGAHGKVNRSKKYSDGELVGTCPLDGTVLTGFKVEFHTSSPYVQTPFEKCAKSLKACSVHGSGHAIGIQNFKSLFIYMLCKNNK